A genomic segment from Chanos chanos chromosome 2, fChaCha1.1, whole genome shotgun sequence encodes:
- the syvn1 gene encoding E3 ubiquitin-protein ligase synoviolin has protein sequence MVRAVLVTVTSLALTGAVVAHAYFLKHQFYPTVVYLTKSSPSMAVLYIQAFVLVFLLGKFMRKVFFGQLRAAEMEHLIERSWYAVTETCLAFTVFRDDFSPRFVALFTLLLFLKCFHWLAEDRVDFMERSPNISWLFHFRVLSLLVLLGGLDFLFVNHACHSIITRGASVQLVFGFEYAILMTMVLTTFIKYTLHSIDLQSENPWDNKAVYMLYTELFTGFIKVLLYVAFMTIMIKVHTFPLFAIRPMYLAMRQFKKAVTDAIMSRRAIRNMNTLYPDATPEDLQASDNVCIICREEMVTGAKKLPCNHIFHSSCLRSWFQRQQTCPTCRMDVLRASQPNQTPAPAPPQAPAPAAPANAPAPPAANVAPGMMPHFPPGLFPFWGPFPGAVPAPAPAAAAAAATPAGSTDAPQTGSEGTQTQGAESGASSSTQPGTDNANPAAGGAMPGFPFSLPPPFPAAPWLPMPPPPPFLSSMPPPPATLSTMSEAELGELEREGRRGLEARLQCLHNIHTLLDAAMLNIHHYLTTVATLSPPRTESGSGEASGQTKTESSAPAGSTETVSQENQTQSSESVNGAAGFSQPDSTTMGEKEERKEEEPCDEDGEPNAAELRRRRLRKLETTPPPEH, from the exons ATGGTGCGCGCAGTGCTGGTGACAGTTACCAGTTTGGCGCTGACTGGGGCTGTGGTAGCCCATGCATACTTCCTCAAACACCAATTCTATCCGACTGTCGTATACCTCACCAAAAGCAGCCCAAGCATGGCA gtctTATATATTCAAGCATTTGTCTTGGTGTTTCTGCTGGGAAAATTTATGCGCAAGGTCTTCTTTGGACAGTTGAGAGCTGCAGAGATGGAG CACCTGATCGAGCGCTCCTGGTATGCGGTGACGGAGACGTGTCTGGCCTTCACGGTGTTCAGAGACGACTTCTCCCCCCGCTTTGTCGCCCTCTTcaccctgctcctcttcctcaagTGCTTCCACTGGCTGGCCGAGGATAGAGTGGACTTT atgGAGCGGAGTCCAAATATCTCTTGGCTCTTCCATTTCAGGGTGTTGT CCCTGTTGGTTTTGCTGGGAGGTTTAGATTTCCTATTCGTAAATCATGCTTGTCACAGTATCATCACAAGAGGAGCATCAGTACAGCTGGTCTTTGGCTTTgag TACGCGATTCTCATGACCATGGTTCTCACCACCTTCATTAAATACACCCTCCACAGCATCGACCTACAGAGCGAGAACCCGTGGGACAACAAGGCCGTGTATATGCTCTACACAGAGCTGTTCACAG GTTTCATCAAAGTGCTGCTGTATGTGGCGTTCATGACCATAATGATTAAAGTGCACACCTTCCCTCTGTTCGCCATTCGACCCATGTACCTCGCCATGAG GCAATTTAAGAAAGCAGTCACTGATGCGATTATGTCTCGACGAGCCATCCGCAATATGAATACGCT TTATCCAGATGCCACCCCAGAGGACTTGCAGGCGTCAGACAATGTGTGTATTATCTGTCGAGAGGAGATGGTCACTGGGGCCAAGAAGCTACCCTGCAACCACATCTTCCACTCCAG TTGCCTTCGCTCCTGGTTCCAGAGGCAGCAGACATGTCCCACCTGTCGCATGGACGTTCTCAGAGCCTCCCAGCCCAATCAgactcctgctcctgctcctccacAGGCGCctgctcctgcagctcctgCTAATGCTCCAGCACCTCCCGCTGCCAACG TTGCCCCAGGTATGATGCCCCACTTCCCCCCAGGCCTCTTCCCTTTCTGGGGTCCCTTCCCTGGGGCAGTCCCTGCTCCCGCTCcagccgccgccgccgccgccgctaCACCTGCAGGATCCACTGACGCTCCACAGACTGGCTCAGAAGGCACTCAAACCCAGGGGGCAG aatcGGGGGCCAGTAGCTCGACCCAGCCTGGGACAGACAATGCCAATCCTGCAGCTGGCGGTGCCATGCCAggcttccctttctctctgcccccaccCTTCCCTGCCGCCCCGTGGCTACccatgcccccacccccaccattCT TGTCTTCCATGCCCCCTCCCCCGGCGACTCTGTCCACCATGTCCGAGGCCGAGCTGGGGGAGCTGGAGAGGGAGGGGCGGCGCGGTTTGGAGGCGAGACTGCAGTGTCTCCACAACATCCACACGCTCCTGGACGCCGCCATGCTTAACATCCACCACTACCTTACCACTGTGGCCACGCTCAG CCCCCCGCGGACGGAGAGCGGCAGCGGCGAGGCAAGCGGCCAGACCAAAACAGAGTCCTCCGCCCCCGCGGGCAGCACTGAGACGGTCAGCCAGGAGAACCAGACGCAGAGCA GTGAATCTGTCAATGGCGCTGCTGGTTTTTCCCAACCAGACTCCACTACGatgggagagaaggaagagaggaaggaagaggaacCGTGCGATGAAGACGGAGAGCCGAACGCCGCGGAGCTGAGACGGCGACGCCTCCGCAAGCTGGAGACCACGCCGCCTCCCGAGCACTGA